The sequence taaactaATCCTTCAAATGTAAATGCCTTATTGCTTGTCTTATCTGATCTCCAAGAGATATTCATTTTAAtgctaataatgataataacgtCATGTTATGTACCCAGCAGATCAAAACATGTCCTCTGACCTCTCGATTGAGCTGAGCCTTCAAGAGGAGCCCTACCCTCTCAACAAATCCCTCTTGCAGGAAGAGGATCAGGACGATGATGAAGAGGAGCTACCCAGCTTCTTGCAGAAGGACAATAAAAGTGAGTGAACAATACAAGGAGAATTCTTTGGGGGAAACGGGACAATTTCAAGATGCAGTCTGCTTTTTTGGTCAATGTTATGATATGAACTGCTCAATTCCAGAGCGTTTGTCAATCTCAGAGGGACTTTGCGTGTGGTGCAAACTGAGAAAATACCCCTACTGGCCAGCAGTGGTACGTACAGCACAGTTGGGCAAACTGTGGAACTGTTTAGTGTAGTTTGTGGCTTGACATTGAAAACTGCAGTTGATTTTGACGCTTATGCGTCTGTTCTGTAGGTTAAAAGTGTAAATCACAAGAGCAAAAAAGCTAGCATTGTGTTTATTGATGGTTTCCTGCTTGATAAAAAGAGAATCAGAAAAGGGTAAGAATTCATCTTATTATTATTCACCATTTGtagaatttataataaataccATAGTCTGAAAATATTTGGTCGTAACATCCTCACTCTTTTGTTCTTAAGGTTTTCCGTATCCCTGCGAACCCTAAAGCCCTTGGATTGTGAAGAGTCAGATAAACTTATGGTAAAGCTCTCTGgctaaaaatgttttgctttataTAATGCCCTTTCAGAGTGCATGCTCACTATTTCCATATTTCTGCAATTAGAGGGCTTTTTAGACATTGCTATGCTGAGCACTCTTaatagagctgttggaaaaaatctTTCAGCGATGCATCGTGATTCATACTCAAATAATTCTGAATCGATCCTCAGAAGAATCAGCATCTATTCTGAGTTGAAATCATGGCACAGCAGTGTTGCTCGCCAAAGACAGATGTAGAAAAAAAAGACACGAGTTAAATGCATACAGCTGGCCTGCAAACAGtcatgtttgtgcacttgactttaatgaaacacatgaccatttgtgcccgaatgaaaccACGATCCCGACGTTCTTTCACAAACCCACTCACACAGCAACAggagagtttattcgtgataagaagccaacaaacaacatgaaagctGAGCTCGCACCGATAATTGCACTGATTGAGGACAGTGCGCACACCTGATGATAGGTTTTATCTTGTACTCGCAGAGCAAACAGCTAGAACAGTGCATACAGGATGCTTGATACATGTCTGAAGCAACAACTGTGCTATTTAAACtgctttactatcacctgtgcaggtgaggagaagagaagctgacagctgcactctcatagaagcagatatacctctcatcctggaccagcaacttcatattgtgtttaaaaatgaaaatgaatggcatGGCAtagattatttttaattaataattaaatactattaaatgatttacaatgcttaaaatgtataatacaatcagttgaagtaatagcattcagtgtgttttgatggagaatcaatcattttgtatttttttttataaggtttataagttttttttataagaaggaaactgaaaaactgagatattcttttaaactaAAGAACCATTTATTCAAacttgtggatgttccatgttttgttgaCAGCTCATCCTGAaagtaaaaggccagtttatgtaatgtgactcgttctgatttttaaaacgTCTGTTACATAtaaagctgaaagggaaaaaatagagtAACAAATTtggaagaaactgaaaaaagaaagatattgaaggacaagatgcattgAGAATCGTTTTATAATCTAATCGttaggccagtgaagattcacacctctaataCTTAAGACATTTAAGTTGGCatgttgtaataaaaaaatgacatgttGACACTTCTGTTAGGATATAGCGAAAGAGAAGTACGGCAGTGCTATTACCTGGTCTCTGGAACTGATATCAGACTATAGAATCCGCattggtatgtatgtatatttgtcTATGTGTGTAATATTAAACATTTGTgtgtatttacaacatgtttCTGGTTTAGAATTTATTCATTACATTCTCTAGAAATATTATTTTACCATTTGAGGATAGCAGTTAAATCCTActctgcattattattattattaaattttttactgCTGTTGTCATTATAGTTTTTAGCTCCTGTGTTATGACCCTATTTTAAGATGCTAGTACTAAGCCCAGTGTAATGCcataaaacatacacacaaagtcAGTGGACATGgtcatgaagatttttttttttttcatcgaaGCATGCGCTAACTCTAGGTGCAAGTGAGTTTGGCGGAAAATCATGCCAAATAccaacattttactctctccaacttcttccaccactCCCTTTTGAATTAACTCGACAATAGGtggaaaattttattttgtacCGCTTGAACTCcgttttgtaaataaatgtatcttcttgcaaagatgaagacattttttgtgtgtgcaagaTCTCACTCGTTCTCTCTCCTCGTATGCCCTGTACATGCGCCTGACTCCTACGTCAGGATTGGCTATTAGAAGCTGCTTACAAGCACTTGGACAGATTGGACAGTTGTAGTAGCTACAGCAACCATGAAGATCTTGTAAATGTAGCAGAAGAGCCAACAGGGACAATGCTCCAAGTTCAGTACACACTTAATATATTGTATGCAGTTATCATTACAAAAGCTATTTACCCCATTAATTATAGACATACCTGGAATACACTAAGGCTTAATTTACTGGTAATGCAGTTTTTCAAAATATAGTAGCCTGGGATTATGCAATGCTAAGGATTTCttcctatatatatttatttatttattataatttttttctctcataGAATTGAgtttcaatatactgtacatttaatttaccCCAAACTATGACAGGAGACATAATCCTTTTCTTCCATTTCTTCAATCAATTTTACCATTAGGATTGGGGTACAATGTATGAAATTTTCTCATTTATTATCAAGGAATGTTCACCTAGGCTAgtaatattcataatatttataatatgcaAGGCTGTCGAAAAAATAGAAGACACTAAAGAAGGTGGACtaaataacatgtttattaaaggaaataatatttcatataataataacaaaaataagaagTTTCAGTTGTTGCGGATCCATGGTAGACCGTAATCTGGtcaccttttatttttatattattatacctCTCTCAGAATATCCTGTGGTATAGATAGAAGCCAAATTAAGTTCCCACAAAACTACACAATTACATTAGTCTAAAAAGAGTTTTACACTCTGGAGAGATTAAATTCATATAATTTCAGATTAAAGTGGTAGCTAACATGGCCAAGCTAGTAGCTACGTAAGTGTAACTTGGTAACCTAGATAACCAAATACTAGTTAAGAGAACCAAACTAGGAGAGCTAGCCAGATTGTTAGCTAGCTAGTAAGACTATTGGCagtgtacagaataaaaatatatttcataaaggttaaataaaaacagttaagtCAACAAAAGAGCTGCTTTCATGTGGTCATAATGTGTTACACGTTTCCTTTTTTCAAAAAAAACTATCCCCTTCTCATCCTCTTGTTTTTACCAGTATGATCTGTGGTCTTGCCAGCCAATCAAAATGTACCACCTCATTGCTGATTGGCTTAAATTCTGGCACATTATAATGCTGTGACCTTGTTGAGCAAACAAGCAGTCAAAGCTATGAGTACACGCAGTGTGGGTAGcgggagagagcgagtgagatcTTGCATACGCAAAAAAACGGTGTTACGTACTTGGAAGAAGATACGTTACAAAACACAGATGCAGAATACCTTTTTGTGTGcccaaaatatcatcttgcgcacgCAGAACATATGTGTGCTCAAATTAAAATCTTACACGCTCAAAATATTTTGCACATGCGGAATTGTGGCACACATTTAACTCCATAAAAATAGAGCTTGAGAATACAGTTTCTCATTTAAGCATATAGAATTTGAACCAAACTTCTCATGCACTACTTTATCTATGTGCTTGTGATTTGCTTGTGAGTTAAGTAACTAAATGGCTGAGATGCAAAGAAgtttaaattcaaaatgtttttctgGCAGGTTGTGGCTCCTTCGCTGGTTCCTTCATCGAATATTGTGCTGCGGACATCAGTATGTTTCCTTTTGTAACagttgtagatttttttttttttattaacccaTTGCAATCAAATTAACCATACAACTGTAGTTATTCTCTTTTATTCTTGTTGATAGAATTTAAAGTTTTCTTTACTGTACATATTTCTCAATCAGCCTACTTATTATAAACCAACCTACAACCCTTAATCAAGTTAGACACCCTTATTAAACAGTGTTGATTTAACAAAAATTATCCTTTGATTTGTGATCCCAGGCTGCCCAGTAAGGAAAAAGTATTCTGAAGGGAAATTTGTGCTGACCTTCCCCAGTCAGGAGGTTCTGAGTAAGCAGTGCAACAACGTGGATGAAAACGTTGAGGATATTGTTGTGGAAGAGCAAGATGAGCTCCTTTCGAAGAAGGTGCTGCCAGACCGATCAAAAGCTGCACGCAACCGTGCCAACGAGCAGTTGGTGGACTTCATTGTCAACAAGCGAAGAGTCGAAAATCGCTTATTGGTAAGATAAGCAACACTGCAATTTTGGTTAATTTACAACAATGTGCTGTTTAAATGATGGCGAATTACAGTATATTGAGAGATGCATTTATAATGTGAGTACTGTACATTTCTATTGAGAAAAACAATTGTATGCACATTAAAATGCTGAAGACCCAGGCCAGTATTCCAGGTCCTAACCCCTTTGTCTGGTGCTCACAGGCAATCATCAGCGGTCAGGAGTCATCAAAATGGCTTCAAGCCCTTCTGAAGCCCACACGCCCAGTGGTTGATGTCTATTTGGAAGATGAGGAACAGGTTGATAAGGTGTACCGTTACCTGAACAAAGTCTGTGACAACGCCCTTCAAATAAACACCTGCCTGGAAAACATCCAGGCAGACAGGATTCGCCTTATTCTTGATGTGCTCCTGCCAGAGGTAATTGGTTGATTCATAGCATTTTACCATCAATGCCAGTTACACATTTCCCATTTTGGTCATGTATAACCATGcttcaatttaataaaataaaaaaaattaggctATTATCTATGCCATTGCTGGAGTCCACAAGCTTTCCTTGGAGAAGGCAGAGGAAAAGTATCGTAGAGGGCCATGCTTTAGTAACAGGTAGAGTAACTTAGAAATTTTGAAATCTATTTGCCTCTTTAACCCAGACAACTGGATCTtgcatcttcatttgttttccctTCATTCTATTTTAGAGAAAGACAAGAGTTTGACATGATGATTGAGCAACAGATGAAACTTAAGAAAATCACATAGCATCAACAACAGTGACAGTTCACAAAACTGCTATTTTAAAGACACATGGACTTATTAACCATTTCTTTGTTGTATTTGATGGCACTTAATCATGGTGTGTTGGAAAATGGtttaatgtgatttaattttttttattgtcatgcCTCTGAGAGAAATGACTTTTCGGGCTGAGTGGCATATCATAACATAATATACTAAAGCTGAGAAAATATGTTGCTGTCAATGTGCATACGGTATATGTAACTGAGTAACATGCATTGgaataatacattaaaacatttgagtaacatttattttattcctcTGATCACTTACAGTAAATGGGATGAATGTGGtttgttacattattttaaaattgcTTAAGCAATTGTGTTTAGGTTGGCATGGGTGTTTGTAACTATTTGTAATGTTAAACAAAACACTTATGTCtccttaaagatatagttcacccaaaagggaaaaattctcatcatttactcactgccATCTTagtttccttctgcagaacacaaacaaagatttttggaagaatatctcagtcaGCTCTGTCATTctatgcaagtgagtggtgaccaaaaatgtccatccatccatccatccatccatcttcaaccgcttatccgaagtcgggtcgcgggggcagctgctccagcagggggccccaaacttccctatcccgagccacattaaccagctctgactgggctgacccgagcgttcccaggccagtgtggagatgtaatctctccacctagtcctgggtcttcccgaggcctcctcccagctggacgtgcctgaaacacctccctagggaggcggccagggggcatccttaccagatgcccaaaccacctcaactgactcctttcaacgcaaaggagcagcggctctactccgagctcctcactgatgactgagctcctcaccctatctctaagggagaagcccgccacccttctgaggaagcccatttcggccgcttgtactcgcgacctagttctttcggtcatgacccaaccttcatgaccataggtgagggtaggaacaaaaattgaccggtagatcgcgagctttgcctttcggttcagctctcttttcgtgacaacggtgcgatagagcgagtgcaataccgcccctgctgccccgactctccggccaacctcccgctccattgtcccctcactcgtgaacaagaccccgaggtacttgaactccttcacttggggcaaaacctcattccctacctggagtacgcactccatcggtttcctgctgagaaccatggcctcagatttagaggtgctaatcctcatcccagctgcttcacactcgactgccaagcgatccagtgagagctgaaggtcacggaccgatgatgacatgaagacaacatcatctgcaaaaagcagcgatgagatccccagcccaccgaaccgcacaccttccccaccccgactacgcctcgatatcctgtccatgaatatcacaaacaggattggtgacaaagcgcagccttggcggagaccaacccccacatggaatgaactcgactttgtgccgaggacccggacacagccctcgctttggacgtacagggattggatcgccctaagaagggacccccccaccccgtactcccgcagcacatcccacagtctctcccgggggacccggtcatacaccttctccagatccacaaaacacatgtagaccggatgggcatgctcccaggccccctccaggatccttgcgagagtaaagatctggtccttcgttccacggccaggacgaaaaccgcattgttcctcttcaatctgaggttcgacaatcggccgaaccctcctctccagcaccttggagtaaactttaccagggaggctgagaagtgtgatacccctgtagttggcacacactctctgatcccccttttgaagaggggaaccaccaccccgttctgccactccttaggcactgtcccagatttccacgcaatgttgaagaggcgtgtcatccatgacaccccctccacatccagagctttcagcatttctggtcggatctcatcaatccccggggctttgccactgcggagttgtttgactacctcagtgacctcccccagggaaatagaatctgatcccccatcatcctccggctctgcctctaccatagagggcgtgttgggatttaggagttcttcagagtgttccttccaccgcccaataacctcctcggttgaggtcaacagcatcccatctttgctgtatacagcttgaatggttccccgtttccccctcctaaggtggcggacggttttccagaagcactttggtgcggaccgaaagtccttctccatggcttctccgaacttttcccatacccactgctttgcctccctcacggccgaggccgcagcccttcgggcctgtcggtaccttgcaactgcctccggagacctccgggacaacaaatcccggaaggcctctttcttcagtcggacggcttccctgaccaccagtgtccaccacggtgttcgagggttaccaccccttgcggcacctaaaaccttgaggccgcagctctccaccgcggcttcggcaatggaagctttgaacattgcccactccggttcaatgtccccaacctccgcagggatgcctgaaaagctccgccggaggtgtgagttgaagatctcgcggacagggacctcctccaaacgttcccagttcacccgcactactcacttgggcttcccaggtctgtccagagtctttccccaccccctgacccaactcaccaccagatggtgatcggttgacagctctgcccctctctttacctgagtgtccaaaacatatggcctcagatccgacgacacgattacaaaatcgatcatcgaccttcggcctagggtgctctgg comes from Xyrauchen texanus isolate HMW12.3.18 chromosome 9, RBS_HiC_50CHRs, whole genome shotgun sequence and encodes:
- the LOC127649508 gene encoding PWWP domain-containing DNA repair factor 3B-like isoform X3, producing the protein MSSDLSIELSLQEEPYPLNKSLLQEEDQDDDEEELPSFLQKDNKKRLSISEGLCVWCKLRKYPYWPAVVKSVNHKSKKASIVFIDGFLLDKKRIRKGFSVSLRTLKPLDCEESDKLMDIAKEKYGSAITWSLELISDYRIRIGCGSFAGSFIEYCAADISCPVRKKYSEGKFVLTFPSQEVLSKQCNNVDENVEDIVVEEQDELLSKKVLPDRSKAARNRANEQLVDFIVNKRRVENRLLAIISGQESSKWLQALLKPTRPVVDVYLEDEEQVDKVYRYLNKVCDNALQINTCLENIQADRIRLILDVLLPEAIIYAIAGVHKLSLEKAEEKYRRGPCFSNRERQEFDMMIEQQMKLKKIT
- the LOC127649508 gene encoding PWWP domain-containing DNA repair factor 3A-like isoform X2 produces the protein MSFSHHRRNPHRTCRTITEVLTEHDTPVSGDVYILHSERTSETQNLYPAKSCGWRRTKKKKEKPQAVNKSAPTDSPVCLQPSKNQVTGINGQVSSKSHEPEPKVPQKETIPKAMTSKRSHKGRKKVDTQPNEKGVDASGNVTGNNVCSERVDKAAHIASSEPHNTKKAIKGTCFRHCKTFFTPSEVSTGLPTCTTISHLPQKEISSCHTKYNCSSRPCTPKRGKLQPSPFLSSTPISDLQPLSPNTAEDNCSPQRPPRPQKVPLTNPARPCQKSPPDATPSRTDKPQRLAAAGRPGGHRKRNVQKKSSTSPKAKRCKYIAASPVISPQEEPSVEMPPSVRPFLKTQETKPQESDQNMSSDLSIELSLQEEPYPLNKSLLQEEDQDDDEEELPSFLQKDNKKRLSISEGLCVWCKLRKYPYWPAVVKSVNHKSKKASIVFIDGFLLDKKRIRKGFSVSLRTLKPLDCEESDKLMDIAKEKYGSAITWSLELISDYRIRIGCGSFAGSFIEYCAADISCPVRKKYSEGKFVLTFPSQEVLSKQCNNVDENVEDIVVEEQDELLSKKVLPDRSKAARNRANEQLVDFIVNKRRVENRLLAIISGQESSKWLQALLKPTRPVVDVYLEDEEQVDKVYRYLNKVCDNALQINTCLENIQADRIRLILDVLLPEAIIYAIAGVHKLSLEKAEEKYRRGPCFSNRERQEFDMMIEQQMKLKKIT
- the LOC127649508 gene encoding PWWP domain-containing DNA repair factor 3A-like isoform X1, producing MSFSHHRRNPHRTCRTITEVLTEHDTPVSGDVYILHSERTSETQNLYPAKSCGWRRTKKKKEKPQAVNKSAPTDSPVCLQPSKNQVTGINGQVSSKSHEPEPKVPQKETIPKAMTSKRSHKGRKKVDTQPNEKGVDASGNVTGNNVCSERVDKAAHIASSEPHNTKKAIKGTCFRHCKTFFTPSEVSTGLPTCTTISHLPQKEISSCHTKYNCSSRPCTPKRGKLQPSPFLSSTPISDLQPLSPNTAEDNCSPQRPPRPQKVPLTNPARPCQKSPPDATPSRTDKPQRLAAAGRPGGHRKRNVQKKSSTSPKAKRCKYIAASPVISPQEEPSVEMPPSVRPFLKTQETKPQESADQNMSSDLSIELSLQEEPYPLNKSLLQEEDQDDDEEELPSFLQKDNKKRLSISEGLCVWCKLRKYPYWPAVVKSVNHKSKKASIVFIDGFLLDKKRIRKGFSVSLRTLKPLDCEESDKLMDIAKEKYGSAITWSLELISDYRIRIGCGSFAGSFIEYCAADISCPVRKKYSEGKFVLTFPSQEVLSKQCNNVDENVEDIVVEEQDELLSKKVLPDRSKAARNRANEQLVDFIVNKRRVENRLLAIISGQESSKWLQALLKPTRPVVDVYLEDEEQVDKVYRYLNKVCDNALQINTCLENIQADRIRLILDVLLPEAIIYAIAGVHKLSLEKAEEKYRRGPCFSNRERQEFDMMIEQQMKLKKIT